One Mesoplodon densirostris isolate mMesDen1 chromosome X, mMesDen1 primary haplotype, whole genome shotgun sequence genomic region harbors:
- the LOC132482447 gene encoding LOW QUALITY PROTEIN: ADP-ribosylation factor-like protein 4A (The sequence of the model RefSeq protein was modified relative to this genomic sequence to represent the inferred CDS: inserted 2 bases in 1 codon), with protein sequence MGNGLSDQTSILSSLPSFQSSHIVIMGLDSAGKTTVLYRLQFNEFVNTVPTKGFNMEKIKVNLGNSKXVTFHFWDVGGQEKLRPLWKSYTRYTDGIVFVVDSVDVERMEEAETELHKITRISENQGVPVLIVANKQDLRNSLSLSEIEKLLAMGELSSSTPWHLQPTCAIIDDGLKEGLEKLHDMIIKRRKMLQQQKKKR encoded by the exons ATGGGGAATGGACTGTCAGACCAGACTTCGATCCTGTCCAGCCTGCCTTCATTTCAGTCCTCCCACATTGTCATTATGGGTTTGGACTCTGCTGGAAAGACAACTGTGTTATACAGGCTGCAGTTCAATGAATTTGTAAATACCGTACCTACCAAAGGATTTAACATGGAAAAAATTAAGGTAAACTTGGGAAATTCTAA AGTCACTTTTCACTTCTGGGATGTAGGTGGTCAGGAGAAATTAAGGCCACTGTGGAAGTCATATACCAGATACACAGATGGCATTGTGTTTGTTGTGGACTCTGTTGATGTTGAAAGGATGGAAGAAGCCGAAACTGAACTTCATAAAATAACTAGGATATCAGAAAATCAAGGAGTTCCTGTGCTTATAGTTGCTAACAAACAAGACCTGAGGAACTCATTGTCTCTCTCAGAAATTGAGAAATTGTTAGCAATGGGTGAACTGAGCTCATCAACTCCCTGGCATTTGCAGCCCACCTGTGCAATCATAGACGATGGACTGAAGGAAGGACTTGAGAAACTACATGATATgataattaaaagaagaaaaatgttgcagcagcagaaaaagaaaagatga